The following coding sequences lie in one Mesorhizobium sp. NZP2298 genomic window:
- a CDS encoding ABC transporter ATP-binding protein: MQVQTMAAEKLSQAAPPADAAIAIDDVTLRFVTPDGHMMTAIRDFTMTVARGEFACVVGPTGCGKSTTLNLVTGLLRPTTGNVRVMGNPVTDISRDIGFVFQADALFPWRSVLDNVAAGPLYRGTPKAQAYERARDWIARVGLGRFERHYPHQLSGGMRKRVALAQTFINQPKILLMDEPFSALDMQTRTAMQDELLDLWSEQKSSVVFVTHDLEEAVALADKVYVLTAGPGTVKSVYRIGLPRPRVMADIRYDPKFIEIAKVIWNDLREEVQLGQSRGLQASH, translated from the coding sequence ATGCAAGTGCAAACCATGGCGGCCGAGAAGCTGTCTCAGGCCGCGCCACCCGCCGACGCCGCTATCGCCATCGATGATGTGACGCTGCGCTTCGTCACGCCCGACGGCCATATGATGACGGCTATAAGGGATTTCACCATGACCGTGGCGCGCGGCGAGTTCGCTTGCGTCGTCGGGCCGACCGGCTGCGGCAAGTCGACGACGCTCAATCTCGTCACCGGGCTGCTGCGGCCGACGACCGGCAATGTCCGCGTCATGGGCAATCCGGTCACCGACATCAGCCGCGACATCGGTTTCGTCTTCCAGGCCGATGCGCTGTTCCCGTGGCGCAGCGTCCTCGACAATGTCGCCGCCGGCCCGCTCTATCGCGGCACGCCGAAAGCGCAGGCCTATGAGCGGGCGCGCGACTGGATCGCCCGCGTCGGCCTCGGCCGCTTCGAAAGGCATTATCCGCATCAGCTTTCGGGCGGTATGCGCAAGCGCGTCGCACTGGCGCAGACCTTCATCAACCAGCCCAAGATCCTCCTGATGGACGAGCCGTTCAGCGCGCTCGACATGCAGACGCGCACCGCCATGCAGGACGAATTGCTGGACCTGTGGTCGGAGCAGAAATCCTCCGTCGTCTTCGTCACTCATGACCTCGAGGAAGCGGTGGCGCTGGCCGACAAGGTCTATGTGCTGACCGCTGGGCCGGGCACGGTCAAGAGCGTCTATCGCATCGGCCTGCCGCGCCCGCGTGTCATGGCCGACATCCGTTACGACCCGAAGTTCATCGAGATCGCCAAGGTGATCTGGAACGATCTGCGCGAGGAAGTACAGCTCGGCCAGAGCCGTGGCCTGCAGGCTAGCCATTGA
- a CDS encoding M20 aminoacylase family protein, whose translation MADLDRETLKREMTAWRRDLHAHPEFGFEEKRTAAFVAAKLREFGLDDVTEGVGGTGVVGTLKRGTGNRAIALRADMDALRIAEQSIAPYRSGNAGIMHACGHDGHTAMLLGAAKLLASEGGFDGTVRFIFQPAEEWGRGALAMLDDGLMQRFPFDEIFGLHNMPGLPVGHFETRAGPVMSAEDNFEIVLKGLGGHAARPHSGNETLVAACALVTNLQTIVSRRLSPADIAVVSVTELITDGTRNALPGLARILGDARSFHPEVSAGIERQMRVIAEGTAAAYNVAAEVTYTREFVPLRNDAELVDAAFAAARTVFEPGNIAVAREPMTASEDFARFLDHVPGCFVFLGNGEASAPLHNSSYDFNDDGLVFGASFHAAIARQRLAI comes from the coding sequence ATGGCTGATCTCGATCGCGAAACACTGAAGCGCGAGATGACCGCCTGGCGGCGCGACCTGCACGCGCACCCCGAATTCGGCTTCGAGGAGAAACGCACCGCCGCCTTCGTTGCCGCCAAACTGCGCGAATTCGGCCTGGACGATGTCACCGAAGGCGTCGGTGGCACCGGTGTCGTCGGCACTTTGAAGCGCGGCACCGGCAATCGGGCGATTGCGCTGCGGGCCGATATGGATGCGCTGCGCATAGCAGAGCAATCGATCGCGCCCTATCGCTCCGGCAATGCAGGAATTATGCACGCTTGCGGTCATGACGGCCACACCGCCATGCTGCTCGGCGCGGCCAAGCTGCTGGCAAGCGAGGGCGGTTTCGACGGCACCGTGCGCTTTATCTTCCAGCCGGCAGAGGAGTGGGGCAGGGGCGCCCTGGCCATGCTCGACGATGGCCTGATGCAGCGCTTCCCCTTCGACGAGATATTTGGCCTGCACAACATGCCCGGCCTTCCCGTCGGGCACTTCGAGACCCGCGCCGGTCCCGTGATGTCGGCGGAAGACAATTTCGAGATCGTGCTGAAGGGGCTCGGCGGCCACGCGGCGCGGCCGCATTCGGGCAACGAGACACTGGTCGCCGCCTGCGCGCTGGTCACCAATCTGCAGACCATCGTCTCACGCCGGCTGAGCCCGGCCGACATAGCGGTGGTTTCGGTGACCGAATTGATCACCGACGGCACGCGCAATGCATTGCCTGGTCTTGCCCGCATCCTTGGCGATGCCCGCAGCTTCCACCCCGAGGTGAGCGCCGGTATTGAACGCCAGATGCGCGTCATCGCCGAGGGCACTGCTGCGGCTTACAATGTCGCCGCGGAGGTTACCTATACGCGCGAATTCGTGCCGTTGCGCAACGATGCCGAACTGGTCGATGCGGCCTTTGCCGCCGCAAGAACCGTCTTCGAGCCCGGCAATATCGCGGTCGCCCGGGAGCCGATGACGGCATCGGAGGACTTTGCCCGTTTCCTTGATCACGTGCCGGGCTGCTTCGTCTTCCTCGGCAATGGCGAAGCTTCGGCGCCGCTGCACAATTCCAGCTACGACTTCAATGATGATGGGCTGGTTTTCGGCGCCAGTTTCCATGCCGCAATTGCCAGGCAACGGCTTGCGATTTGA
- a CDS encoding ABC transporter substrate-binding protein: protein MTGFISKRVLRSAALTLALVATGATAASAADKITIIVGGMEKQIYLPAVLTQQLGYFKDEGLDVELVNSRAGVEAENELLAGAVQGVVGFYDHTVDLQSKGKYIQSIVQFSQAPGEVELVSAKHPEIKSPADFKGATLGVTGLGSSTDFLTQYLAVRNGLKPGDYTLLPVGAGNTFIAAVKQDQIQAGMTTEPTIAQLLKTGEASVLVDMRTPEKTKEALGGDYPAASFYVQSSWLEGHKDEAQKLANAFVKTMKFIATHSAEEIADKMPKDYYAGNKDLYVQGLAGGKAMFTPDGRMPADGPETVLKVLSTFSKSLQGKQIDLSKTFTTEFIDAAK, encoded by the coding sequence GTGACCGGTTTCATCTCGAAACGCGTTTTGCGTTCAGCAGCCCTGACGCTTGCCCTCGTCGCCACTGGTGCGACGGCAGCATCGGCGGCGGACAAGATCACCATCATCGTCGGCGGCATGGAAAAGCAGATCTACCTGCCGGCCGTGCTCACCCAGCAGCTCGGCTACTTCAAGGATGAAGGGCTCGATGTCGAGCTCGTCAATTCGCGTGCCGGCGTTGAGGCCGAAAACGAATTGCTGGCTGGTGCCGTACAGGGCGTCGTCGGCTTCTACGACCACACCGTCGACCTGCAGTCCAAGGGCAAGTACATCCAGTCGATCGTCCAGTTCAGCCAAGCGCCGGGCGAGGTCGAACTGGTCTCCGCCAAGCACCCCGAGATCAAGTCGCCAGCCGACTTCAAGGGCGCCACGCTCGGCGTCACCGGTCTCGGCTCCTCGACCGATTTCCTCACCCAGTACCTTGCCGTGCGCAACGGCCTGAAGCCCGGCGACTACACGCTGCTGCCGGTCGGCGCCGGCAACACCTTCATCGCCGCCGTCAAACAGGATCAGATCCAGGCCGGCATGACCACCGAGCCGACCATCGCGCAATTGCTCAAGACCGGCGAGGCCAGCGTGCTGGTCGACATGCGCACGCCCGAAAAGACCAAGGAAGCACTGGGCGGCGACTATCCGGCGGCGTCCTTCTATGTCCAGTCTTCCTGGCTCGAAGGCCACAAGGACGAGGCCCAAAAACTCGCCAACGCCTTCGTCAAGACGATGAAATTCATCGCCACGCATTCGGCCGAGGAAATCGCCGACAAGATGCCGAAGGATTATTACGCCGGCAACAAGGACCTCTATGTGCAGGGCCTGGCCGGCGGCAAGGCGATGTTCACGCCCGACGGTCGCATGCCGGCCGATGGCCCGGAGACGGTGCTGAAAGTTCTGTCGACTTTCTCCAAGAGCCTCCAGGGCAAGCAGATCGACCTGTCGAAGACCTTCACGACGGAATTCATCGACGCCGCCAAATAG
- a CDS encoding ATP-dependent helicase, translating into MNLAAHDSTFLEPTAQPAYLARLNDAQRQAVEHGDGKIAGPLLVIAGAGSGKTNTLAHRVAHLIVRGADPRRILLMTFSRRAASEMAKRVERIAGEVLGRDAAVITDALTWAGTFHGIGARLLRDYALEIGLDPAFTIHDREDSADLMNLVRHELGFSKTEARFPTKGTCLAIYSRAVNAQAPLGEVLGSAFPWCAGWADQLKLLFAGYVEAKQAQNVLDYDDLLLYWAQMAAEPEIAAHLGGRFDHVLVDEYQDTNRLQASILMALKPDGAGLTVVGDDAQSIYSFRAAEVRNILDFPKQFAQAADVVMLERNYRSTETILAAANAVIGEASERFTKNLWSERKSTDKPRLVTVRDEVEQANFVCDTILAEREAGTALKSQAVLFRASHHSGPLEIELTRRNIPFVKFGGLKFLDAAHVKDVLAVLRFAENPRDRVAGFRVLQLMPGIGPSAAGQIVETMTTALDEAMGLAGWRPPQRAADDWPGFVSLYSGLRAGAKWPADLEQVRLWYEPHLERIHEDAITRRADLLQLEQIGSGYASRERFLTELTLDPPDATSDQAGPPHRDEDYLILSTIHSAKGQEWKNVFVLNTVDGCIPADLGVGTKEDIEEERRLLYVAMTRAKDSLNLVMPQRFFPHGQAARGDRHLYASRTRFIPASILTAFQQVSWPGGQAAQGRAPRPEVRVDIGARMRGMWK; encoded by the coding sequence ATGAACCTCGCCGCCCATGATTCGACTTTTCTGGAGCCGACTGCCCAACCTGCCTATCTCGCCCGGCTGAACGACGCGCAGCGTCAGGCCGTTGAGCATGGTGACGGCAAGATCGCCGGGCCCTTGCTGGTCATTGCCGGCGCGGGCTCGGGCAAGACCAACACGCTGGCGCATCGCGTCGCCCATCTCATCGTCAGGGGAGCCGACCCGCGCCGCATCCTGCTGATGACCTTTTCGCGCCGCGCCGCATCCGAAATGGCAAAACGTGTCGAGCGTATCGCCGGCGAAGTGCTCGGCCGCGACGCCGCTGTCATCACCGATGCGCTGACCTGGGCCGGGACCTTTCACGGCATCGGCGCGCGGCTGTTGCGCGACTATGCGCTGGAGATCGGCCTCGACCCGGCCTTCACCATCCATGATCGGGAGGATTCCGCCGATCTGATGAATCTCGTGCGTCATGAGCTCGGCTTCTCCAAGACCGAGGCTCGCTTCCCCACCAAGGGGACCTGCCTCGCCATCTACTCGCGCGCCGTCAACGCGCAGGCGCCGCTTGGCGAAGTGCTGGGGTCGGCCTTCCCCTGGTGCGCCGGTTGGGCCGATCAGCTCAAGCTGCTTTTCGCCGGTTATGTCGAAGCCAAGCAGGCGCAGAACGTGCTCGATTACGACGATCTGCTGCTCTACTGGGCGCAGATGGCGGCCGAGCCGGAAATCGCGGCGCATCTGGGCGGGCGCTTTGACCATGTGCTGGTCGACGAATACCAGGACACCAACCGGCTGCAGGCGTCGATCCTCATGGCGCTGAAACCCGACGGTGCCGGGCTGACGGTGGTCGGCGACGATGCGCAGTCGATCTATTCTTTCCGCGCCGCGGAGGTGCGCAACATACTCGACTTCCCAAAACAGTTCGCGCAGGCCGCCGATGTGGTGATGCTGGAGCGCAACTACCGCTCGACCGAGACCATTCTGGCCGCCGCCAATGCGGTGATCGGCGAGGCTTCGGAGCGCTTCACCAAGAACCTGTGGTCGGAGCGCAAATCCACCGACAAGCCAAGGCTGGTCACCGTGCGCGACGAGGTCGAGCAGGCGAATTTCGTCTGCGATACGATCCTTGCCGAGCGTGAGGCTGGCACGGCGCTGAAATCGCAGGCGGTGCTGTTTCGCGCCTCGCACCACAGCGGGCCGCTGGAAATCGAGCTGACGCGGCGCAACATTCCCTTCGTCAAATTCGGCGGGCTGAAGTTCCTGGACGCCGCGCATGTCAAGGACGTGCTGGCAGTGCTGCGTTTTGCCGAAAACCCGCGCGACCGCGTCGCCGGTTTTCGCGTCCTGCAACTGATGCCGGGCATTGGCCCCTCGGCCGCCGGACAGATCGTCGAGACGATGACGACGGCGCTGGATGAAGCGATGGGCCTCGCCGGCTGGCGGCCGCCACAACGCGCGGCGGACGACTGGCCGGGTTTCGTCTCGCTCTATTCCGGCCTGCGGGCCGGCGCAAAATGGCCGGCGGATCTCGAGCAGGTCAGGCTCTGGTACGAGCCGCATCTGGAGCGCATCCATGAGGACGCGATCACGCGACGCGCCGACCTGCTGCAGCTCGAGCAGATCGGCTCGGGTTACGCCTCGCGCGAACGCTTCCTGACCGAATTGACCCTCGATCCGCCGGACGCGACCAGCGACCAGGCCGGACCGCCACATCGCGACGAGGACTATCTGATCCTGTCGACCATCCATTCGGCCAAGGGCCAGGAATGGAAGAACGTCTTCGTGCTCAACACGGTCGATGGCTGCATTCCGGCCGATCTCGGTGTCGGCACAAAGGAGGATATCGAGGAGGAGCGCCGGCTGCTCTACGTGGCGATGACGCGGGCCAAGGACAGCCTCAACCTGGTCATGCCGCAGCGCTTCTTTCCGCATGGCCAGGCGGCACGCGGCGACCGCCATCTCTATGCCTCGCGCACGCGGTTCATCCCGGCCTCCATACTCACGGCATTCCAGCAGGTGTCGTGGCCGGGCGGGCAAGCGGCGCAGGGCAGGGCGCCCCGGCCCGAAGTGCGCGTTGACATCGGCGCGCGCATGCGCGGCATGTGGAAATAG
- the dapB gene encoding 4-hydroxy-tetrahydrodipicolinate reductase, with amino-acid sequence MAPIRIAIAGALGRMGRQMAEAVQADPRLSLTARFHRPSSVGDGLVSRDEALAMADVVIDFTTPAASANLARFCANRGGPALVVGSTGFDAAELADIADAAKTIPIVRSGSFSLGLNMLVGLVEQAARALDADDWDAEIFEAHHRHKVDAPSGTALMLGQAVAGGRGVELDAVARRIRDGLIGARPAGEIGFAVARGGSMIGEHSVSFCTEGELVTLSHAAGDRIMFARGAIAAALWVADRAPGEYDMREVLGFAAS; translated from the coding sequence ATGGCGCCGATCCGGATTGCCATTGCCGGCGCACTCGGTCGCATGGGGCGCCAGATGGCCGAGGCCGTGCAGGCCGATCCGCGGCTGTCGCTGACCGCCCGCTTCCATCGGCCAAGCAGCGTCGGCGACGGGCTGGTAAGCCGCGACGAGGCGCTTGCCATGGCCGATGTGGTGATCGATTTCACCACACCTGCGGCTTCGGCCAACCTGGCAAGGTTTTGCGCAAACCGGGGCGGCCCCGCTTTGGTGGTCGGTTCGACGGGTTTCGATGCCGCCGAACTGGCTGATATCGCCGACGCCGCGAAAACGATTCCCATTGTCCGCTCCGGCAGTTTTTCGCTCGGGCTCAACATGCTGGTCGGATTGGTAGAACAGGCGGCGAGAGCGCTCGATGCCGATGACTGGGATGCCGAGATTTTCGAGGCGCATCACCGCCACAAGGTCGATGCGCCGTCGGGCACCGCACTGATGCTGGGCCAGGCCGTTGCCGGCGGACGCGGAGTCGAACTGGACGCGGTCGCAAGGCGCATTCGCGACGGGCTCATCGGCGCACGTCCGGCCGGCGAGATCGGTTTTGCGGTGGCACGTGGCGGCAGCATGATCGGCGAGCACAGCGTCAGCTTCTGTACCGAGGGTGAACTCGTTACCTTGTCGCATGCGGCCGGCGACCGCATCATGTTCGCCCGTGGCGCGATCGCCGCGGCACTTTGGGTCGCCGATCGGGCGCCCGGCGAATACGATATGCGCGAGGTGCTTGGCTTTGCCGCCTCGTGA